The nucleotide window GCGTCATGCACCCATACTTCTTAAGCAGGGATGTTTGGGAAATAAAGGCAAGAAGGAAAGCTATTGTGTTCTTCACGTACAGTCTTAAGACTAAACACAATGGATGTTAGAATACGCCTCCGGGACCTATTCTCTGCTTGCTTCAGCAGAAACAATATGAAGTGAAGTTCTCTCATGTGTCTCCCATGTGTCAAGTGTAAATTGCGGGCCTATGAGTGATGGTCACATAAGCACAAGTAAtgcagttttgtgtgttgtgtaggtATGCTATCATGGTACACATATCTGATGACATTCTGCCACCTATTGGTCAAAATGGAAAACTACTAATTGTAGTTAGGTGCAGGAAAGACATGGACCTTGAATAGCTGTGCTGTGGTCCTCTTCAAAACGGATAAACAGGCCTCAACACCGTTACAGAAGAAAACAAAGGCACTGACATAGTGGTGATTTATGAAAATGGTGTTGCTAATGATAATAGAGGCCTCTCACTTTACGTTTCTAGCGTAAATACTTAGTCCATATGGGCACATATCTATCTGCATATTTCCATGCACACCATGGACAAAACCTTACGTTTGACCTAACAAAACAGTTCTAACAAATTCTTCAGGTTTCTTCTCAAAGAAGAAAAGTGTTTCCTTTAGAGAAGgtggagatatggagagaggtTCATCACTGCCTTTCAACCAGACAGgttagtgagagagagcagccaTCCACAGATTCTGTCAGAATCTGAATGGACACCGCATGATACCACACTCTTAAAATTAAtatgttgtccctatctggacacagagatgtgttaaaaaacaacgcaagttgtgttgtttttaatgcaagttgtttcattttcaacacaaactgtgttgtccctatctggacacagagatgtgttaaaaacaacacaagttttcaacacattcattttaaaagtGCAAGAGGAGAAGAGTGGTCACCTTTCCGCATGTGTCTCTGAGTGACCAACCCATTATTTATCAACGAAACATGCTCCAGAATTTGTTCTCTGTGATGGGTTTACGTGGATTGCAACAGAATTGATTTGTTTTAAAATCTAATCTGTTCTTCTGACACATTTATTCACAATGATGTCTCACATACTGACGAAGGCCACAAGgccgaaacgtttgttttttggaGTCCGACCaatctttgattttctgtaagtTTCCTGGATCATGCACCCACAGAAAACAAACGGGAGAGTGCGGTGTTTGCAAAAAAGGACATTCACAATGATGTCTGGAAGCATAAGCTGACagacaaatctctctctctctctctctctctctctctctctctctctctctctttctctctcactcacacacacacacacacacacacacacacacttgcatcaaTCTCATGCATGAGTCACCTGGCTGTGACAATGCTTAGTCATAGCCAGATAACAGCCAGGTTACTAGGTAAAACATTGGGTAAATTAAATTACCAAGGCccactctcaacacacacaatcgcacacacacatgcatgcacctaTGCGCAGATACCTAGGGTGACCAGATTGGAGTGAAAAAGTGGACACTTCATCAGccgggtggaggggggggggggtgtctatTTTGCACTTTAGAATTGTAACCATGCACACAGGCGGAATGGTTATGATGATAcggcaataagttcacaaccagtttcacagttcagaaatggtcaaaaataatgtatttaaattaaatgtatCCATAAAAATATGCAGAAGTGCACCTCTGTTGTTCAGCTAGTGAATCTAAGATAAGCTTAGtcattggtcattgtaatggccatactTGCTGTATCTTcctttttcaggacagtctgtaTTTGCATGTCAGGCTTTatcaagaaaaaaataatttacgacTCTTTtgtgatatttttgcattaatgtcactatgGAAGCATGCCAGAAGAAATATATATTCTGTGTAAGTGAGTTTGTCTGgaataagaaccatgatagtgggatactCTATGGCTAAGCAATTCACATAAATTGATGTACAGACATAAagagtttacattagaatacattataaattTGCTGGAGACCTTGCAGAAATATTCCCATATACTATTATGGGAATATTTCTGCGATATTACTTGGGCACCGCTTATTGTACGGAAGCATGCTTTATATCTTCGTATTCAGAAAGGGCTGCAGTATTGTGATATATGGTTTGCCAAGTGTTAAGTGAAGAGTTCCTGAGATATTTTAcagagagtaatgggtgtgttgtgtgcagAATGCAAACatgattacatttcatgtaaattcaatgttaatttacttacgaaccatttatcacagcaacttggcacTATATTATTGAAAAGCTTATAAGATTCCGCTTATCCACGAAGTCCACGTTATAtgtgtgatatctgtgtgacgagtaggcctactcagCAATCAATTAAGTTGAACTTGGGGACCCTCAGTGAACAGTGTCTAATGACGCCCCAGACGAAATTGAAATTCCGGCTGGTGGTCGTATTTTTTAGGTCTCAAAAAGAGGACATGTCGGGGAAAagaggacgtctggtcacctagcacacacacacacacacacacacacacacacacacacacacacacacacatttaaataaattaaggactaCACGACCTATCCAATATACTGATTATGTTAGAATTGAACCCTTGACCCTTGACTATTGGCTTGTATTGGCTAGCAGTCTGATTGAACGTCTGACTCAGTATTGGGTTTATTCTTTCTGAATCTCCTTACCTCCTTACCTGTGGCCAAGGTAAGATCACAGAATTAATTTTTATgttactttttttcaaatatgcaTACATGATAATCAAATACGCATTCATGCTCCAATTTATGGACTATTCATGTAATTTATGGCAGCAAGCATGCGGAGAATGAAGTCAACACTCCGTGCCACTAGTGGGCAGTAAAATGTGCAACCGGCAAAATTAGTTATACAACGACAAAAAGTAGCAGAAGAAGAAACCAACATGGCGTCGCAGTACTACCAAGATATGCAAGAGAACtttaaaaataacaataaaagtcGTGAATTTCCAGCTCACAGTGCTAAAGTTCATTCAGTTGCTTGGAGTTGCGATGGCAGGAGACTTGCGTCAGGATCTTTCGACAAAACAGCGAGTGTATTCGTCTTGGAGAAAGACCGGCTGGTAAGTGGGTCCTCTCTAACGTTATACAGGCTTGTGTTCATAGCTCTTTGGTGCTGCTAGCCATCACACTTAACTTCCACAAAACATTCAGTTGATAAATGGCTTTGGTTGATTTAAAAAATGCCATTAATGCACTGCGGCATGTAGCCAGATGCTCAAGGTCACACAGAGGATTTTCATGTAAACTGCGTGTACAGGCTAGGTTAAATGACAGGCATGTTAACGTTAGCCACAGTTCATTCATGTGGATACTAATTTATGTGCTCAGTTAGccagaaaaaaatattgttaccAAGGGGGTTTAGGAAACACGGGTGTTTTGCCCCCTGGGTATGTACAATATTAGAATAATGAAAGGACAGTCTGGTACAAAACACATGATCATAATCCAAAGAGTGGTATGATGCATATATTTTCAGTGTATCTGATATGATTTAACATTATATTTGTGTATTCTAAAAGAATAATTATTTTcctgtttaatgcatttcataaaTTAAACTCTCTGATGATGGCCCTACAGGTTAAGGAAAACAACTACAGGGGTCATGGAGATAGTGTAGATCAGCTGTGCTGGCACCCGACTAACCCAGATCTGTTTGTGACGGCCTCCGGAGACAAGACCATCAGGATCTGGGATGTCAGGACCACCAAATGCATTGCAACAGTCAGCACGAAAGGTTTGGCATTATTCATCATCAATATTATGTGTATAATATTCATAATCTCAATCATGTCAGTCTTTATTTTTGTACCTCTGATTTTGTAATGCCCAAGATAAATACCGGCTTCATTATGGCATAATTATTATCAATCATTATGATTATTTCAGTGATTTTTACAGCTGATGTTCACTTCTGCTTTAggtgaaaatataaacatatgtTGGAGCCCAGATGGACAGACCATCGCTGTCGGAAACAAAGATGATGTGGTCACTTTTATTGATGCAAAAACTCATCGGTCCAGAGCTGAAGAGCAGTTTAAGTTTGAGGTGAATGAAATCTCCTGGAACAATGACAACGATATGTTTTTCTTGACCAACGGAAGTGGCTGCATCAACATTTTAAGGTAAAAGTCAGTGAGTTTGGGGTAAACTATTATTGATTCACTAATCCCCTTCACACACTGCTTTCAAATATATATCTTTTTTTGCAGAGCAAAAGCATTCACTGATTCATATATACCCTATAAAACTGATCAATGACTTATCAACAGGTAGAAAAAAAGTACTGAGCACTAGTGTTGCGCGGGCTGGATTATGACCCGcgggtcgggtgggtgcggatgaGACTTCCAGGTAGGTAACGCGgcttgtgggtgggtggggtcaaATTTGCTAGATAGCAACGTTCTGGGTTAACATATTCATTTGCATGTGCGGTAGGTTAAAGTGAGATTTCCCCCcttctgttcctctctccttctccgtcTCTGTCTCATATGCAGAGTTGATTGGATACAAAAATACCCCAATTGGAGGGGACAAAGCCTATacatacagtgtttcccacagaatagaattccatttgtggtggttggtttgcagaattaacttgaatgcaacagtttttaacaaattagcacagcgtggttatgatgctaaccagatttaagcacagtttagtacaacctggaaaatcattgtgtggtggtcaatgttgatattgtggtgggccgccacaaatatgtcaatgtatgggaaacactgacatataatattacattacattacatttggctgacgcttttttaaccaaagcgactaacaacatggtaaacagtaagttttagaacaattctcacaattttaggacagtttaaaaaaaacacattagtacagtaagaataagtgcgtcggtgagtgctgtattttaacagttacttgtcagtttaacggctggtgagtgctaggatcagtaagacttgttgtaagtgttgctatgagagtagatgttctctaaagagctgggtcttcaggagttttttgaaagtggaaaaggatgtccctgcccttgtaggaactggcagtgtgttccaccaacgaggaacaacagatgagaaaagtttggattggcttgagcgtaccggtggtagagctagacgtcgttcgtcagaggagcgcagcggtctggaggtagtgtaagtctgtatgagggcattcaagtaggtgggagcagaaccggagactactttgtaggcaagcgttagagacttgaatttgatgcgggtcgccataggtagccagtgtagctggatgagcagcggggtaacgtgcccttttgggttggttgtagaccaggcgcgccaccgcgttctggatcatctgaagttgtttcactgcgcaggctgtcaggagggcattgcagtagtcgagtcgtgagatgactattgcctgaaccagaagttgggtagcatcttgagtcaagtaagtcctgattttccgtatgttgtagagtgcgaaacggcatgaccgggcgactgaggcaacatgatctgagaagtttagttggttgtcgagaacaactcctagatttcttgcagtcctggtcggtgaaacagacagggagtcaaatttgatgttgatgtcgtggtgtatggtaggtttagctgggatgaccagcagttcagtctttgagaggttcagctggaggtggtgtgccttcatccatgtagctatgtctgaaaggcaatctgagatccgtgctgaaaccagggggtcgtcaggtggaaaggacagatagagctgtgtgtcgtctgcatagcagtggtatgagaagccgtgcgaacggataatctgtcccaaggaggtggtgtagatagcaaagaggagggggcccagcactgagcagaactcaagcagaatgagtactgatgatcgagcggtcgccctggcttcttttaaggcttctgttacagacagcagagccgtttcggtagagtggccgcttttgaacccagactgatttggatccagaaggttgttctgtgaaaggaagtcagagacctgtttggagactgctcgttcaatgcctttggataggaaaggcagtagtgagacagggcggtagttctcgacttgagcagggttgagagaagctttcttaagtaacggtgttacccgggccattttgaacgctgttggaaatgtgccggaggttagcgaggcattgatcacatgtgtgatagctggagtgacggtcgggctgatggactgaagtaggctcgtaggtatagggtccagcgagcatgtggtaggacggctgcatgtcaggagtctggacacttcactctcggagagaggcgtgaatgctgaaaaagatgttccagcagtccctagaggttgtaggagtgcggtatctgagtcagatgcgttgagtgggcatgtagagaattgactgttGATTGccaccactttgtttgtaaaaaatgaggcgagggtatctgcagtaaggctggatggaggaggaggcagctgagggttgagtaacgatttgaaggttgagaaaagttttcgagtgtctgtagcgctgttgattttgtcattgtagaaagcagtcttagcagcagtgatgctggctgagaaggaggtcaggagtgtctggtagtttttgaggtcgtcagctagtttggatttgtgccatttcctctccgcggctctgagtttggtgcgctgcgatcggagggtatcatttagccatggatgagaatatttggatcgagctggccttgtggtaagagggcacagctcgtctagacacgaggtcagtgtggagcagagcgagtcagtggcttcattaacctccagagaggagaaggtgttgagtggaggtagaccggaggcaaccacagaggagaagtgcgttggagacaggttccggatgttgcggcggaacgtgaccatcggctgaggagccggaggctgttctgtcaggctgacgttgaactggatgaagaagtggtcagaaagatggagaggcgtcaccatgagggtgtctgtgctgcagttccgagtgaaaatcaagtcaagctctttgccagctttgtgagtcggtgggctttgaaccagttcgaggtcaaaggagtggaccagggccaaaaagtccgctgagcctggggcgtctaagtggatgttcatatcaccgagaacaagaagcggacagtcatgctcagggatggaggatagcagagtgtcaagttcgtcaataaagtcgcctagttggcctggagggcggtagatgaccagcacgtagagttttgctggggcgatcactgtgatggcatggaattcgaatgagacatatttgtttgaaggcagtagcggggtgaatttccatttg belongs to Alosa sapidissima isolate fAloSap1 chromosome 20, fAloSap1.pri, whole genome shotgun sequence and includes:
- the thoc3 gene encoding THO complex subunit 3 isoform X2 gives rise to the protein MASQYYQDMQENFKNNNKSREFPAHSAKVHSVAWSCDGRRLASGSFDKTASVFVLEKDRLVKENNYRGHGDSVDQLCWHPTNPDLFVTASGDKTIRIWDVRTTKCIATVSTKGENINICWSPDGQTIAVGNKDDVVTFIDAKTHRSRAEEQFKFEVNEISWNNDNDMFFLTNGSGCINILSYPELKPIQSINAHPSNCICIKFDPTGKYFATGSADALVSLWDVEELVCVRCFSRLDWPVRTLSFSHDGKMLASASEDHFIDIAEVETGEKLWEVQCESPTFTVAWHPKRPLLAYACDDKEGKYDSNREAGTVKLFGLPNDS
- the thoc3 gene encoding THO complex subunit 3 isoform X1 codes for the protein MASQYYQDMQENFKNNNKSREFPAHSAKVHSVAWSCDGRRLASGSFDKTASVFVLEKDRLVKENNYRGHGDSVDQLCWHPTNPDLFVTASGDKTIRIWDVRTTKCIATVSTKGENINICWSPDGQTIAVGNKDDVVTFIDAKTHRSRAEEQFKFEVNEISWNNDNDMFFLTNGSGCINILSYPELKPIQSINAHPSNCICIKFDPTGKYFATGSADALVSLWDVEELVCVRCFSRLDWPVRTLSFSHDGKMLASASEDHFIDIAEVETGEKLWEVQCESPTFTVAWHPKRPLLAYACDDKEVRLVVVGQTVLRPE